The Longimicrobium sp. genomic interval TGTTGATGACCACGTGGCCGTACTGGCCCGAGCCACCCGTCTGGCGCACGAACTTGCCCTCGACCTTCTCCACCCGCTTGCGGATCGTCTCGCGGTAGGCCACCTGCGGGCGGCCCACGTTGGCCTCCACCTTGAACTCGCGGAGCATGCGGTCCACCAGGATCTCCAGGTGGAGCTCGCCCATCCCGGAGATGATGGTCTGCCCGGTCTCGACGTCCGTGTGCACCTTGAAGGTGGGGTCCTCGTCCGCCAGGCGGCGGAGCGCCTCGCCCATCTTGTCCTGGTCGACCTTGGTCTTCGGCTCGATGGCCACCGAGATCACCGGGGTCGGGAAGGTCATCGACTCCAGCACCACCGCGTGCTCCGGGTCGCACAGCGTGTTCCCCGTGGTGGTGTCCTTGAGCCCGATGGCGGCGGCGATGTCGCCGGCGCGCACCTCGGGGATCTCCTCGCGCTTGTTGGCGTGCATCTGCAGGATGCGGCCGAAGCGCTCGCGCTTCCCCTTGGTGCTGTTCAGCACGTGGGCGCCGCTCGCGATGACGCCCGAGTACACGCGGAAGAAGGTCAGCTTACCGACGAACGGGTCCGTCGCGATCTTGAACGCCAGCGCCGAGAACGGCTCCTCGTCCGAAGCGTGCCGCTCGATGGGCGCGTCGTCGTTCTCCGGGTCCGTCCCCTTGATGGCCGGGATGTCCACCGGCGCGGGAAGGAAGTCGACCACGCAGTCCAGGAGCTGCTGCACGCCCTTGTTCTTGAACGCCGAGCCGGTGAGAACCGGCGTCATGGCGCCCGCGATGGTGGCGTTGCGGATGGCGCGGATCAGGTCCGTCTCGCTGATCTCCTCGCCTTCCAGGTAGCGGCTCATCAGGTCCTCGTCGTGCTCCACCGCGCCTTCCACCAGCGCGAAGCGGGCTTCCTCCACTGCGTCGTGCATCTCGGCGCGCACGGGGGCCTCACGCCACTCCTTCCCCTTTGTGGTGTCGTCGTACAGCAGCTCCACGCGGCGGATCACGTCGATGATCCCCACGAAGTTCTCGCCGTCGCCGATGGGAAGGTGCACCGGGTACGGCTTGGCGCCCAGCCGGTCGCGGATCATCCCCACGCAGCGCTCGAAGTTGGCGCCGGTGCGGTCCATCTTGTTGACGAAGCAGATGCGCGGCACGCCGTACTTGTCCGCCTGGCGCCACACCGTCTCCGACTGCGGCTCCACGCCGGCCACCGCGTCGAACACGCAGACGGCGCCGTCGAGCACGCGGAGCGAGCGCTCCACCTCAACGGTGAAGTCCACGTGCCCCGGGGTGTCGATGATGTTGATGCGGTACGTGTTGCCGAAGCGCTCCCACTGGCACGTCGTTGCCGCCGACGTGATGGTGATGCCGCGCTCCTGCTCCTGCTCCATCCAGTCCATGGTGGCCGCACCCTCGTGCACCTCGCCGATCTTGTGCGTGCGGCCCGTGTAGTACAGGATGCGCTCGGTCGTGGTGGTCTTGCCGGCATCGATGTGGGCCATGATGCCGATGTTGCGATATTTGTCCAGCGTCGTGGTGCGGGCCATGTTCGTTTTATCCAGTTACGCAGAAGCGCGGGGCGCGGGAGCGGAGCGTTCCGCCCACCGCGCCGCCGCGGGTTCTGACACCGTTTTGGTTGACCAGCGGTTGGCTACCAGCGGTAATGCGCGAACGCCTTGTTCGCATCCGCCATGCGGTGCGTGTCGTCCTTCTTCTTGATGGTCGCGCCCTCGTTGCGGGACGCGGCCAGAAGCTCGGCGGCAAGGCGGTCGGCCATCGTCTTCTCGCCGCGGGCGCGGGCATAGCCCACCAGCCAGCGCATGGCGAGGGCGGTGCGCCGCTCGGGACGCACCTCCACCG includes:
- the fusA gene encoding elongation factor G encodes the protein MARTTTLDKYRNIGIMAHIDAGKTTTTERILYYTGRTHKIGEVHEGAATMDWMEQEQERGITITSAATTCQWERFGNTYRINIIDTPGHVDFTVEVERSLRVLDGAVCVFDAVAGVEPQSETVWRQADKYGVPRICFVNKMDRTGANFERCVGMIRDRLGAKPYPVHLPIGDGENFVGIIDVIRRVELLYDDTTKGKEWREAPVRAEMHDAVEEARFALVEGAVEHDEDLMSRYLEGEEISETDLIRAIRNATIAGAMTPVLTGSAFKNKGVQQLLDCVVDFLPAPVDIPAIKGTDPENDDAPIERHASDEEPFSALAFKIATDPFVGKLTFFRVYSGVIASGAHVLNSTKGKRERFGRILQMHANKREEIPEVRAGDIAAAIGLKDTTTGNTLCDPEHAVVLESMTFPTPVISVAIEPKTKVDQDKMGEALRRLADEDPTFKVHTDVETGQTIISGMGELHLEILVDRMLREFKVEANVGRPQVAYRETIRKRVEKVEGKFVRQTGGSGQYGHVVINMMPAEPGQGFVFEDKIVGGVIPREFIKPSEQGLREAMDTGVLAGYPMVDVKVELVFGSYHDVDSSEIAFKIAGSMAFKEAARRASPVLLEPVMSVEVVTPSDYMGDVIGDLSARRGKIQGMDQRGEAQVINAMVPLSEMFGYSTNLRSMSQGRAVYSMQFSQYEEVPKARAEEIVAKVRG